AGCAATCCAAGTTGGTTTTGCTGACAAGAAGAAGTCTCGCTTCAACAAGCCTGAAGAAGGCCATGCTACGAAAGCTAGCACGACACCTAAGCGCTTCGTGAAAGAAATTCGTAACGCAGAAGGTAGTTACGAAATTGGTCAGGAAGTCAAGGTAGATATCTTTAACGAAGGTGACGTAGTTGATGTAACTGGTACGTCTAAAGGGAAAGGTTTCCAAGGTGCAATCAAGCGCCATAACCAATCTCGCGGACCAATGACTCACGGTTCTCGTTATCACCGTCGTCCAGGTTCAATGGGACCTATCGATCCAATGCGTGTTATGAAAGGTAAACTTCTACCTGGTCGCATGGGTGGCGAACGTGTAACTGTACAAAACCTTGAGATCGTTAAAGTTGATGTAGAACGTAACGTCATTCTAGTAAAAGGTAACGTACCTGGAGCTAAGAAGAGCTACGTAACTATTCAAAGCGCGGTTAAAGCAAAAGAAGCTAAGTAAGAAGGGAGGATATCCAAGTGCCTAAAGTAACAATGTTCAACCAAACCGGAGCACAGGTCGGCGACATCGAACTCGCTGAAGCAATCTTCGGCATCGAACCAAACGAAAGTGTTATGTATGATGCGGTTATCATGCAACAAGCATCTATGCGTCAAGGTAATCATGACGTAAAAAATCGTTCAGAAGTACGCGGTGGTGGAGCTAAACCATGGCGCCAAAAAGGAACAGGTCGTGCTCGTCAGGGCTCAATCCGTTCACCACAATGGGTTGGCGGTGGAGTAGTATTTGGTCCGACACCAAGAAGCTATTCTTATAAGCTACCTAAAAAAGTTCGCCGTTTGGCAATCCGTTCTGCTTTGTCTTCTAAAGTACAAACAGAGGATATGGTCATCGTGGACAGCATTTCTTTTGATGCTCCAAAAACAAAAGAAATGAAATCAGTACTATCAAGCTTATCTGCAGAAAACAAGGCGC
The Pseudalkalibacillus hwajinpoensis genome window above contains:
- the rplD gene encoding 50S ribosomal protein L4, yielding MPKVTMFNQTGAQVGDIELAEAIFGIEPNESVMYDAVIMQQASMRQGNHDVKNRSEVRGGGAKPWRQKGTGRARQGSIRSPQWVGGGVVFGPTPRSYSYKLPKKVRRLAIRSALSSKVQTEDMVIVDSISFDAPKTKEMKSVLSSLSAENKALIVTGDYNEAVALSARNIPGVTVVTSAGLNILDVLKADKLVMTKDAVEKVEEVLA
- the rplC gene encoding 50S ribosomal protein L3, whose product is MTKGILGRKVGMTQVFADNGDIIPVTVIEAEPNVVLQKKLVDTDGYEAIQVGFADKKKSRFNKPEEGHATKASTTPKRFVKEIRNAEGSYEIGQEVKVDIFNEGDVVDVTGTSKGKGFQGAIKRHNQSRGPMTHGSRYHRRPGSMGPIDPMRVMKGKLLPGRMGGERVTVQNLEIVKVDVERNVILVKGNVPGAKKSYVTIQSAVKAKEAK